GAAGAGCAATCTTACTGTATCCTGAAATTTTCCAAGTTAGTTTCTGAAGAGGCAAGGAAAAGACTCCAGATTTTATCCTCCACCTCAGATGGATTCAAAATCTCAGAGGCAGATTTAAAATTAAGAGGTCCCGGGGAGTTTTTCGGGACTAGACAGCACGGGCTGCCGGATTTCAAAATAGCAGATTTGAGCGAGGACCTGGAGCTTCTTTTTAAGGCTCGGGACTGGGCTTTCAAGATCGTGCAGGAGGACGGGGATTTGAGCTCTAAGGAGAACCTTTGCCTGAGGAATAAGTTTATACGAAACTACAAAGATAAATTCAAGCTGGCGGATATTGGATAAATTTCATATATTTTACAAAAAATGGATCCACAGGAAAAGTGAGGAGTTATGAAATCGCTTTTTGTGTCTGAGGAGATAAAATTTACCGGAGAAGAGCTCGTCTCCCATTGGGCATATGCTAAATTTGACCTTTTAGGAGACAGCATCGTCAGCTTCATCGGTCCGTGCGAGGTAGAGGAAAAGTATCTAGTAGGAATCGACCACTACAAGAAGAAAATCCAGGTAAGAAGTGAGAGGATGCTGCATTTCATCCTCGAACATTTCGATCTGGATCTGGAAAAGGCGATCTTAAAACAGAAGCTTCTGGTTTCAATCTTAAAGGACAAATTAAATCACCGGCTAAAAGGGGATGTCCTGCAGAGGTGGGGGAACGATATCTTCGACGGGGACGCCAAGCTGACCATCTCCACAGTCACCCGCACAAGAGTCTCCACCAAGATCCATCTGGGGGTTAATATCTCCAGTAAGAATACTCCGGTTAAGACCAAGGGTCTGGAGGATTACGGACTGGATCCGCTTGATCTGGCTCAGGTGGTGATGAACCAGTATCGCCTGGATATGAGAAGGGTTTCCGAAAGATTGGTCAAGACCAGGAGTAT
This portion of the Candidatus Zixiibacteriota bacterium genome encodes:
- a CDS encoding DUF366 family protein, which codes for MKSLFVSEEIKFTGEELVSHWAYAKFDLLGDSIVSFIGPCEVEEKYLVGIDHYKKKIQVRSERMLHFILEHFDLDLEKAILKQKLLVSILKDKLNHRLKGDVLQRWGNDIFDGDAKLTISTVTRTRVSTKIHLGVNISSKNTPVKTKGLEDYGLDPLDLAQVVMNQYRLDMRRVSERLVKTRSIE